In a genomic window of Deltaproteobacteria bacterium HGW-Deltaproteobacteria-2:
- a CDS encoding acyl-CoA dehydrogenase, which produces MLATIKCELKSFEDLAHSFAAKELTANREVNDRYPFGPFFDSVVAKAYEVGLLGAILPEECGGIGQGMNALCIILDNISAADASLGGIIFTNALSHEIMLSAGGKDLLTGITGQATDAKSALIACPAFCNPTETQTQLTAVKNKESYTLNGSVEYVVLGGLAGHALVPARIKEQKGFAFFLINLTDKGITKSAPIFSLGLHACPAVDLTLTGVSGTLIGAEQEGSKYFDQASDRMHAAVAAIQCGIMKGSFQEALAYSQERQQGGWEIINWSGLRMLLAQMVMQVKIAEMVVSEAALAVEQQDSEWNICTRAAALHLSEQACKLTTDGIQILGGYGYMKDYGQEKRFRDAKQVQALLGLAPMRKLGLISSLVKK; this is translated from the coding sequence ATGTTAGCGACGATAAAATGCGAACTCAAATCATTCGAAGATCTGGCGCATAGTTTTGCCGCCAAAGAGCTGACCGCCAATCGGGAGGTAAACGACCGTTACCCCTTTGGACCATTCTTTGATTCCGTAGTAGCCAAAGCCTATGAGGTAGGACTCCTTGGTGCCATCCTGCCGGAAGAATGTGGAGGTATCGGCCAGGGCATGAATGCCTTGTGCATCATTCTGGACAATATCAGCGCAGCGGATGCCAGTCTTGGTGGTATTATCTTTACTAATGCTCTATCCCATGAAATTATGCTTTCGGCCGGAGGCAAGGATCTTCTGACCGGAATTACGGGACAGGCAACTGATGCCAAATCGGCTCTAATCGCCTGCCCGGCTTTTTGTAATCCTACCGAAACTCAGACGCAGCTGACAGCAGTTAAAAACAAAGAATCTTATACTCTCAATGGTTCTGTCGAATATGTCGTTTTAGGCGGATTGGCCGGACATGCTCTGGTACCGGCACGAATCAAGGAACAGAAAGGTTTTGCTTTTTTCCTTATCAATCTTACAGACAAAGGGATAACCAAAAGTGCACCGATATTCAGTTTGGGATTACATGCCTGTCCGGCTGTAGACCTAACGTTGACAGGAGTCAGTGGCACTCTTATTGGTGCTGAACAAGAAGGATCAAAATATTTTGATCAAGCCTCTGACCGTATGCATGCCGCAGTCGCCGCTATCCAGTGCGGCATCATGAAGGGATCATTTCAGGAAGCTCTGGCTTACAGTCAGGAACGCCAGCAAGGTGGATGGGAAATTATCAACTGGTCGGGTTTGCGCATGTTGCTGGCTCAAATGGTCATGCAGGTAAAAATTGCTGAAATGGTGGTATCCGAGGCGGCACTGGCCGTGGAACAGCAAGACTCAGAATGGAATATATGTACCCGGGCAGCGGCACTGCACTTGTCCGAACAGGCCTGTAAGTTGACCACTGATGGAATTCAGATTCTGGGCGGTTACGGTTACATGAAAGATTACGGTCAGGAAAAACGTTTCCGCGATGCCAAACAGGTACAGGCACTGTTGGGTTTGGCGCCAATGCGTAAACTGGGACTGATCAGTTCATTAGTCAAAAAATAG
- a CDS encoding short chain dehydrogenase, whose amino-acid sequence MSNAVITGAGSGFGRAMAMVLARKGWKILIADINHKSMEETLAMVRQAGGDGEVFECDVSKPENVRAMADYSFSKWKKIDLLINNAGVVSCGFVDDIPLENWHWCVNINFWGMLYGCHSFIPHMKAQGGGHIINVASSAGLFSLMEMGPYNVSKAAVISLSETLRQELAAHKIGVTVACPMFFNTHLLDNMRYQDQFQNEFAHSAFQHGRLTAEEVAERTIRAFEKNKLYVIPQFTGKYYWILKRLSPSFFYGVISYAVKKGYGEKLALFLTRIGMM is encoded by the coding sequence ATGAGTAATGCAGTGATAACCGGAGCAGGATCAGGATTCGGAAGAGCCATGGCAATGGTCCTGGCCAGGAAAGGATGGAAGATTCTCATTGCGGATATCAACCACAAAAGCATGGAAGAAACTTTGGCTATGGTACGTCAGGCCGGTGGAGACGGCGAAGTTTTTGAATGCGATGTATCCAAACCGGAAAATGTCAGAGCCATGGCGGATTATTCTTTTTCTAAATGGAAGAAAATAGACTTACTTATCAATAATGCCGGCGTGGTATCCTGTGGATTTGTAGATGATATCCCTCTGGAGAATTGGCACTGGTGCGTGAATATAAATTTCTGGGGCATGCTTTATGGATGCCATAGCTTTATTCCACACATGAAAGCTCAGGGTGGAGGGCACATTATTAATGTTGCATCCAGTGCCGGCTTATTTTCTTTGATGGAGATGGGTCCTTATAATGTCTCAAAAGCCGCTGTCATTTCTCTTTCGGAAACATTACGTCAAGAACTGGCCGCACATAAAATCGGCGTGACCGTAGCCTGTCCCATGTTTTTTAACACCCATCTATTAGACAATATGCGTTATCAGGACCAGTTCCAGAATGAATTCGCACACTCGGCCTTTCAGCATGGACGTTTGACCGCCGAAGAAGTAGCGGAAAGAACAATCAGGGCGTTTGAAAAAAACAAACTTTATGTGATTCCTCAATTCACCGGGAAATACTACTGGATATTAAAGCGCCTGTCGCCCAGTTTTTTCTATGGCGTCATTTCCTACGCCGTGAAAAAAGGTTACGGTGAGAAACTAGCCCTATTTTTGACACGCATAGGCATGATGTAG
- a CDS encoding AMP-dependent synthetase, which yields MSNSSLTTRIQTARLLLRTVRSIAIFLKEESRRGTLMTNLKGFSAKDIVEDMSWSDLLEERACMVPNKIFLMYKNERFTYAQMDANANRMANFLLSKGGGKGLGLAIFMKNSPRFLDILFGAQKIGMYLVPLNPELKGDNLKYVIEHSDVSILALDAELLDGFTPIASSVKLKGVIVNDIEEENRGFSVPSNAIRLSEAYAPRASTVKPKTGYNKQDMCLILYTSGTSGRRKGVVYRYYNTTVKKLCIMSNIILNANDVCYTPLALIHGNALFLTVSVAMGAKATVALSRKFSASKFWEEVRSYNATTFNTLGSMIPILMKQPPQPNDADNKVRFVLSAACPAEMWGPFEKRFGVKIYEGYGAVDGGGKAIMNFATAPAGSLGKPIPPAKPGEMRLVDPQGKDVPTGTPGELIFKVSGSKGRVEYYKNEEASNEKVHDGFLYTGDLVRMDEEGYLYFVGRNTESMRRGGENVSAYEVEHTIMEHPAVEEVAVYAVPSELAEDEIMASIKLVQGQSVKPQELVAFMHDKLERFAVPRYIRFVNEFPMTNTHRIIKKELEKIGVTKDTYDAQKNKG from the coding sequence ATGAGTAATAGCAGTTTGACAACAAGAATACAAACAGCCAGGCTTCTCTTAAGAACTGTGCGTTCAATAGCCATTTTTCTAAAAGAAGAGTCGCGACGGGGCACCTTAATGACAAATTTAAAAGGTTTCTCCGCAAAAGATATTGTAGAAGATATGTCCTGGTCCGATCTTCTGGAAGAGCGCGCCTGTATGGTGCCGAACAAAATCTTCCTGATGTACAAGAACGAACGATTTACCTATGCCCAGATGGATGCCAACGCCAACCGCATGGCCAATTTTCTTCTGAGCAAAGGTGGCGGCAAGGGCTTGGGGCTGGCGATTTTCATGAAGAACTCTCCGCGTTTTTTGGATATTTTATTCGGCGCTCAGAAAATAGGAATGTATCTTGTGCCACTTAATCCGGAGCTCAAAGGGGACAATCTCAAATATGTTATTGAGCATAGCGATGTAAGTATTCTCGCCCTAGACGCTGAACTGCTGGATGGATTTACGCCTATTGCCTCATCCGTAAAACTCAAAGGTGTTATCGTCAATGATATCGAGGAAGAAAATCGCGGGTTTTCCGTACCTTCTAATGCCATCCGGCTTTCGGAAGCCTATGCTCCACGGGCATCTACAGTCAAACCAAAAACGGGCTACAACAAGCAGGACATGTGTCTTATCCTGTATACCTCAGGCACTTCCGGGCGTCGCAAGGGTGTCGTATACCGCTACTACAATACGACGGTAAAAAAGCTTTGTATTATGAGCAATATCATCCTTAATGCTAACGATGTCTGCTATACACCGCTTGCTCTTATTCACGGTAATGCTTTATTCCTAACCGTAAGTGTGGCTATGGGCGCTAAGGCTACTGTAGCGCTTTCGCGCAAATTTTCGGCCAGCAAGTTCTGGGAAGAAGTGCGTTCTTACAATGCCACAACCTTCAACACACTGGGTTCCATGATCCCCATTCTGATGAAACAGCCGCCACAACCCAACGATGCCGACAACAAGGTGCGCTTCGTGCTTTCCGCAGCCTGTCCTGCTGAAATGTGGGGACCATTTGAAAAACGTTTCGGGGTAAAGATTTATGAAGGCTATGGCGCTGTGGATGGTGGCGGCAAGGCTATCATGAATTTCGCTACCGCACCGGCAGGTTCGTTGGGAAAGCCGATTCCACCAGCCAAACCAGGCGAGATGCGCCTCGTCGATCCGCAGGGGAAAGATGTGCCGACGGGTACGCCCGGCGAACTTATCTTCAAAGTCAGCGGTTCCAAGGGTCGTGTGGAATACTATAAAAATGAAGAGGCCTCCAACGAGAAGGTACATGACGGTTTCCTCTACACCGGTGATCTGGTGCGTATGGACGAAGAGGGGTATCTTTATTTCGTGGGCCGTAATACGGAATCCATGCGCCGCGGCGGTGAAAATGTGAGCGCTTATGAGGTCGAACATACCATTATGGAACATCCGGCCGTGGAAGAAGTAGCTGTATATGCTGTACCTTCGGAACTGGCTGAAGATGAAATTATGGCCTCCATCAAATTGGTGCAGGGCCAGTCGGTGAAACCGCAGGAGCTGGTCGCCTTCATGCATGACAAGCTCGAACGATTCGCCGTTCCACGTTACATCCGCTTTGTAAATGAATTTCCCATGACCAATACTCATCGCATTATCAAAAAAGAACTTGAGAAGATCGGCGTTACCAAGGACACTTATGACGCCCAAAAGAACAAGGGATAA
- a CDS encoding GNAT family N-acetyltransferase: MWKYKVVPPAEVLSKIEPGMVIFLGTGMAEPRMLVKHLMASHEPNLQDLELIQLVSLGDAIPIDERYSRKFRLKTFFSGWIASEAISAGRVDLIPSRFSRIPGLLKSGAIPIDAAFFQISPPDENGYACLLGVDVERQAMESAHLVVGEVNARAPRIMGDTLVHMDEFDYFIESTEYPIYIPRWPVADIFLKIAANIATIVEDGSCIALGIGPLYEALAVQLATKKNLGIHSPFFTDALMDLVKSGAVTNRYKGIFRGKSSASYLMGSEELMKWLDRNPLVEFQPEDVIMDPKVIGTNDKMIAILPARKIDLTGNVALHTGKGNMNAGPGNVQELLMGAGLSKKGRTIFGLPSRNLKGMPNIVLSVDNMPFQFTNRESMDMVVTEYGVASLMGKTMRERALELIDIAHPDDRAELVRQAKEAKLIYADQIYIEESGSLYPAKLCTFHEFKGGLKVCFRPIKPSDEDKMRLLFYRFSDQSVYYRYFTSVKTMPHKKMQEYVSVNYRLSMSIVGTIEVAGTEKIIAEARYVRTKPDAFADTAFIVDEEYQGKGIASYLFELLIRVAREEGIRGFTADVLASNKAMLKVYEKSPFPVQTVLTTGIYELTIPFTSSSELKEKN, encoded by the coding sequence ATGTGGAAATATAAAGTAGTTCCTCCGGCGGAAGTCCTTTCTAAAATCGAACCGGGCATGGTTATTTTCCTCGGTACGGGCATGGCGGAACCGCGAATGCTGGTTAAACATCTTATGGCGTCGCACGAACCTAATCTGCAGGATTTAGAATTAATTCAATTGGTGAGTCTCGGAGATGCAATACCCATTGATGAAAGGTATTCGCGTAAATTCCGGTTGAAGACATTTTTTTCCGGCTGGATTGCTTCCGAGGCTATCAGCGCGGGTAGAGTGGATCTTATACCAAGCAGATTTTCACGAATACCCGGACTATTAAAATCGGGAGCCATCCCCATCGACGCGGCCTTCTTTCAGATTTCACCACCGGATGAAAACGGATACGCTTGTTTGCTGGGAGTGGACGTAGAAAGGCAGGCCATGGAATCTGCTCATCTTGTTGTCGGTGAAGTAAATGCTCGCGCTCCCCGCATTATGGGAGATACCCTGGTTCATATGGATGAATTCGATTATTTTATCGAATCAACAGAGTATCCCATTTACATTCCCCGCTGGCCCGTGGCGGATATTTTTCTGAAAATAGCCGCGAATATAGCGACAATAGTTGAAGATGGAAGTTGTATAGCTCTCGGCATCGGGCCGCTCTATGAAGCCCTGGCCGTTCAATTGGCTACAAAAAAAAATCTGGGGATTCACTCTCCTTTTTTCACTGATGCCTTGATGGATCTCGTAAAGAGCGGCGCTGTGACTAATCGCTATAAAGGCATTTTCCGCGGTAAAAGCTCCGCGTCTTATTTAATGGGTAGCGAAGAATTAATGAAGTGGCTGGATAGAAACCCACTTGTCGAATTTCAGCCCGAAGATGTTATTATGGATCCGAAAGTGATCGGAACTAATGACAAGATGATAGCTATTCTTCCAGCAAGAAAGATTGATCTGACGGGAAATGTCGCTTTGCATACCGGTAAGGGAAATATGAATGCCGGGCCGGGGAATGTACAGGAACTGTTGATGGGAGCTGGACTGTCGAAAAAAGGCCGGACAATATTTGGCCTTCCCAGCCGTAACCTTAAAGGCATGCCCAATATTGTCCTGTCTGTTGATAATATGCCTTTTCAGTTTACCAATCGAGAATCCATGGATATGGTCGTGACAGAATATGGAGTGGCTTCTCTCATGGGCAAAACGATGCGGGAACGTGCGCTGGAATTAATTGACATTGCACATCCCGATGATCGGGCTGAACTCGTCAGACAGGCTAAAGAGGCAAAATTGATTTATGCCGACCAGATTTATATTGAAGAATCAGGGTCACTGTATCCCGCTAAATTATGCACTTTCCATGAATTTAAAGGTGGCCTGAAGGTTTGCTTCCGGCCAATCAAACCTTCTGATGAAGATAAAATGCGTCTTTTGTTCTATCGATTCTCAGATCAGTCAGTCTATTACCGGTACTTCACTTCCGTAAAGACAATGCCCCATAAAAAGATGCAGGAATATGTTAGTGTGAATTACCGCTTGAGCATGTCTATTGTAGGCACTATCGAGGTGGCCGGTACCGAAAAAATAATTGCCGAAGCGCGCTACGTTCGCACGAAACCGGATGCCTTTGCCGACACGGCATTTATTGTTGACGAAGAGTATCAAGGCAAGGGCATTGCTTCTTATCTTTTTGAATTATTGATTCGTGTGGCTCGCGAGGAGGGTATCCGGGGATTTACTGCCGATGTTCTGGCTTCCAATAAAGCGATGTTGAAGGTGTATGAAAAATCGCCATTTCCTGTCCAGACCGTCTTGACAACTGGAATCTATGAATTAACCATACCTTTTACTTCTTCGTCGGAATTGAAGGAAAAGAATTAA
- a CDS encoding thiolase — protein sequence MRDVYVIGAHTIKFGKYIDKSIKDLAASTVNPCLTEACLDKKDIQALWFSNSGWGYSKGQDCIRAQVALRPIGIESIPMTNVENACAGGSTAFHHAWLGVTSGLYDITMAVGAEKLYDSNKMKVFAGFLGGLDIENIAEIIANISVYGMTDQDKKDMQAHVAKYAALAPKDKSKKKKQTTLKDRFNEYWDMFKVFLRLSDAVGSDTVKEMRKLFSGDHSPFMDVYGFAARQHMKKYGSTIEQLAIIASKNHFHSSLNPNAQYNFTVTPEKVLADRIVTWPLTRAMCAPIGDGAASAILCDGETVKKLGLTSQAVKVRASILGSGRERAFDDIDIGERLSKIAYAKSGLGPQDVHFAEVHDASAYGELHQAEALGFCKEGEGGIFAESGATKIGGKIPINVSGGLESRGHPIGASGLAQIHELVTQLRGKAGKRQVNGAKIGMAENGGGALGQEEAAMCIHILEAPSR from the coding sequence ATGAGAGATGTATATGTTATTGGCGCACATACTATTAAATTCGGGAAATATATTGATAAAAGCATTAAAGACCTCGCCGCAAGCACTGTAAATCCCTGCCTGACAGAAGCCTGCCTTGATAAAAAAGACATCCAAGCCCTCTGGTTTTCTAATTCCGGTTGGGGATATAGTAAAGGACAGGATTGTATCAGGGCACAGGTAGCATTAAGACCTATCGGAATAGAATCCATTCCCATGACTAACGTGGAAAACGCCTGCGCCGGTGGTTCCACCGCCTTTCACCACGCCTGGCTCGGCGTTACCAGTGGCCTGTACGATATAACCATGGCCGTGGGGGCTGAAAAACTTTATGACTCCAACAAAATGAAAGTTTTTGCCGGATTTCTCGGGGGACTGGATATTGAAAATATCGCAGAAATAATTGCCAATATCTCCGTCTATGGCATGACTGATCAGGATAAAAAGGATATGCAAGCCCATGTGGCAAAATACGCAGCTCTGGCCCCAAAAGATAAAAGTAAAAAAAAGAAGCAAACAACCCTCAAAGATAGATTCAATGAATACTGGGACATGTTCAAAGTATTCCTGCGCCTTAGCGATGCTGTCGGTTCGGACACTGTAAAGGAAATGAGAAAATTGTTTTCAGGTGATCATTCGCCCTTCATGGACGTCTACGGATTCGCCGCACGCCAGCACATGAAAAAGTACGGGAGCACTATTGAACAACTTGCCATTATCGCATCCAAGAATCATTTTCATTCCTCATTGAACCCCAATGCTCAGTATAATTTTACTGTAACACCCGAAAAGGTGCTGGCAGACCGCATCGTCACCTGGCCGCTGACCCGGGCGATGTGCGCACCTATCGGAGATGGAGCCGCATCGGCAATACTTTGCGATGGAGAGACGGTGAAAAAACTCGGCCTCACGTCGCAGGCAGTGAAGGTGCGGGCGTCGATTCTCGGATCGGGACGCGAACGCGCTTTTGATGATATTGATATCGGCGAACGTTTGAGTAAGATAGCCTATGCAAAGTCGGGACTTGGTCCCCAGGATGTTCATTTCGCAGAGGTTCATGATGCGAGCGCCTATGGTGAACTACACCAGGCAGAGGCGTTGGGTTTTTGCAAAGAAGGTGAAGGCGGCATCTTTGCCGAAAGCGGCGCAACTAAAATCGGCGGTAAAATTCCAATTAATGTAAGCGGCGGGCTGGAATCGCGCGGTCATCCTATCGGTGCGTCCGGTCTCGCACAGATCCACGAACTGGTTACACAACTCCGCGGCAAAGCCGGCAAGCGCCAGGTCAATGGAGCGAAAATCGGCATGGCCGAAAACGGTGGTGGAGCGCTGGGACAGGAAGAGGCTGCTATGTGCATTCATATCCTGGAAGCACCGTCACGTTAG
- a CDS encoding nitroreductase: MRIEKIEDKCNQCMLCVRDCVAGVWRIVDGKSQPVDVELCNRCSHCVAVCPCGAIRHDSLKMEQIIGVNRKNLQPDVYRDIISSRRSIRQFKDAPVPRDIIEQVLDLARYAPTASNDQNVGYIVITDKHLIEETANTIFGFTSRLFNKTKKGIGRLIVSLAGLTNNRYLRVMDYAQKQNAETGRDFILHNAPALILIHGPKRARFASDNCNIATTTIINYAHALGLGTCLTGLLTMYLRYSGNLRKKLKVPKGRRIYASMVMGYPAYKYTNTVSRKKPEVQWL; the protein is encoded by the coding sequence ATGCGAATTGAAAAAATAGAGGACAAATGCAATCAATGCATGCTCTGTGTCCGTGACTGCGTCGCGGGTGTGTGGCGGATCGTTGACGGCAAATCACAGCCTGTGGATGTTGAGCTATGCAACCGATGCAGTCATTGCGTTGCCGTATGCCCGTGTGGCGCCATACGCCATGACAGTCTCAAAATGGAACAAATCATCGGGGTGAATAGAAAGAATCTACAGCCGGATGTATACCGCGATATAATCAGCAGCAGAAGGAGCATCAGACAATTCAAAGACGCGCCGGTGCCGCGCGACATCATTGAGCAGGTACTCGATCTGGCCCGATACGCTCCCACGGCAAGCAATGACCAGAATGTCGGCTATATCGTCATTACCGACAAACATCTGATAGAAGAAACAGCAAATACTATCTTTGGATTTACGAGCCGCTTATTCAATAAGACCAAGAAAGGAATCGGCAGGTTGATAGTAAGTCTTGCCGGTTTGACCAACAATAGGTATTTGAGAGTAATGGATTATGCCCAAAAGCAAAATGCTGAAACCGGCAGGGATTTCATTCTGCACAACGCCCCGGCACTGATCTTGATTCACGGACCGAAAAGAGCCCGGTTCGCGTCTGATAACTGCAACATTGCCACGACAACAATAATCAATTATGCGCATGCTCTTGGTTTGGGAACTTGTTTGACAGGTCTTTTGACTATGTACCTGCGGTATAGTGGCAATTTGCGGAAAAAGCTTAAGGTTCCAAAGGGTAGACGAATTTACGCGAGCATGGTAATGGGATATCCCGCATATAAATATACAAACACAGTATCAAGAAAAAAACCGGAGGTACAATGGCTATGA
- a CDS encoding nitroreductase, producing MDNKTANDLSPNTMTTQAELEAEKKTTAAMPTTEEWTETEKVIFERRSVRWYKQNQVPENLVRRILEAGRYAPSAGNSQPWKFIVIRDKAILEEMEHDVRQTCKLFRFFLDWRGRGFMSKIIWLNSQFMIRVLPHELHPIPFGAMFAIADGHLKLFHGAPTVIMILKDKRGVSNPNLDCGICGQNMVLAAHSLGLSTCWVGFVTALMKSHYRFKWLKRFNISYPYELVEGITIGYARGNPNKMVERELHEIAWYENGQRTITY from the coding sequence ATGGATAACAAAACGGCAAATGATTTATCTCCGAACACCATGACTACACAAGCGGAATTGGAAGCGGAAAAGAAAACAACAGCAGCTATGCCGACAACGGAAGAGTGGACTGAGACAGAGAAAGTTATCTTTGAGCGTCGCAGCGTGCGCTGGTACAAACAAAATCAGGTGCCCGAAAATTTGGTTCGCAGGATTCTGGAAGCCGGTCGCTACGCCCCTTCGGCAGGAAATTCTCAGCCTTGGAAATTTATCGTTATCAGAGATAAAGCCATTCTGGAAGAAATGGAACACGATGTCCGACAGACCTGTAAACTTTTCCGTTTTTTTCTGGACTGGCGAGGAAGAGGCTTCATGAGTAAAATCATCTGGCTCAACAGTCAATTTATGATCCGCGTACTACCCCACGAACTACACCCCATACCTTTTGGAGCAATGTTTGCTATTGCCGATGGTCATTTAAAGTTATTCCATGGTGCCCCTACTGTCATCATGATTTTGAAAGACAAACGGGGAGTCAGTAATCCTAATCTTGATTGCGGTATCTGCGGTCAGAATATGGTGCTTGCAGCCCACTCTCTGGGTTTATCCACCTGCTGGGTGGGCTTTGTTACCGCCCTTATGAAATCTCATTATCGATTCAAATGGCTGAAGCGTTTTAATATTTCTTATCCGTATGAACTGGTGGAAGGTATTACCATAGGCTATGCCAGAGGAAATCCCAACAAGATGGTTGAGCGCGAACTGCATGAAATCGCCTGGTATGAAAACGGCCAGCGCACGATTACATATTAG
- a CDS encoding acyl-CoA dehydrogenase: MISPKETKSLLDREPCFADSFCSLQAIPRLPKGMLKETKGAIAYARQFCNEVIRPMALEVDRKTYADPEYMPWDLVEKANEWGLYTMFIPKLFGGQGINMPACSYVVEELASACVSIANVVGVHYLGVTSVMASWNTALTNKIFRDVAEGQRTGKPCLISLAITEPGAGTDVEEVELVDRGRVSCIAQKVKGGYIINGSKVFISMGHLSIWCCLVAYTDAKKPSENTIVFAVKTGTKGFSFGKHEHKMGQRSCPASELIFEDCFIPDENVLTNSNEMPTSKTREPREIVEQYIQYVVEVTRPAVGAFGTGVARGAYETALKFASETEVDGKLLINHEWAQIMLADMYKNVVIGRLSYVEANYSNGLPGGIYNILQIKPIYYYLKYVPKVFLDLFVSPFLKLKVMSRIFFKLFVDGQSMEQQRRCSGWASLTKVVGTDMGMENSQMALELMGQAGLRHECGAEKILRDSKLLQIYEGTNQLNRINLFANLIGRSIPQARAFEE, from the coding sequence ATGATTTCACCAAAGGAAACTAAATCTTTATTAGATCGCGAACCATGTTTTGCGGACAGTTTTTGTAGTCTGCAGGCTATACCGCGATTGCCCAAGGGCATGCTAAAAGAAACGAAGGGTGCCATTGCTTATGCCAGACAGTTCTGCAATGAAGTAATCAGGCCTATGGCATTGGAGGTGGATCGTAAAACGTATGCCGACCCGGAATATATGCCTTGGGATTTGGTGGAAAAGGCTAATGAATGGGGCTTATATACAATGTTCATCCCCAAACTTTTTGGTGGTCAAGGGATTAACATGCCGGCGTGTTCTTATGTGGTTGAAGAACTTGCTTCAGCCTGCGTAAGTATTGCTAATGTGGTTGGTGTCCATTATCTGGGTGTAACTTCCGTTATGGCATCATGGAATACTGCATTGACTAATAAAATATTCCGGGATGTGGCTGAAGGACAGCGCACCGGCAAGCCCTGCCTGATTTCTCTGGCCATAACCGAACCGGGAGCCGGCACGGATGTTGAGGAAGTTGAATTGGTCGATCGCGGCCGCGTGAGTTGTATTGCTCAAAAGGTCAAAGGAGGATATATAATCAACGGCAGCAAGGTCTTCATCTCCATGGGACATCTCTCAATATGGTGTTGTCTTGTTGCCTACACAGATGCGAAAAAACCTTCGGAAAACACAATCGTTTTCGCGGTCAAAACCGGCACCAAAGGATTTTCATTCGGTAAACATGAACACAAAATGGGTCAAAGATCCTGTCCTGCCAGCGAATTGATATTTGAGGATTGTTTTATTCCGGATGAAAACGTATTGACCAATTCCAATGAAATGCCGACATCAAAAACACGAGAGCCAAGAGAGATTGTAGAACAATACATCCAGTATGTGGTAGAGGTAACCAGACCAGCCGTGGGAGCTTTTGGAACCGGTGTGGCCAGAGGTGCTTACGAAACAGCTCTCAAGTTTGCCAGCGAGACCGAGGTTGATGGCAAACTGCTCATCAACCACGAATGGGCGCAGATTATGCTGGCTGATATGTATAAGAATGTCGTCATCGGTCGGCTCAGTTACGTCGAGGCCAATTATTCCAACGGACTGCCCGGAGGAATCTACAACATCCTCCAGATAAAACCTATCTATTACTATTTAAAATATGTACCAAAGGTTTTCCTGGATCTCTTCGTGAGTCCGTTCTTAAAATTGAAAGTCATGAGCCGGATTTTTTTCAAGCTTTTCGTAGACGGCCAATCTATGGAACAACAAAGACGCTGTTCCGGATGGGCTTCTTTAACCAAGGTCGTGGGAACAGATATGGGCATGGAGAACAGTCAAATGGCTCTGGAATTAATGGGTCAGGCCGGTCTCAGACATGAGTGCGGGGCAGAGAAAATTTTGCGGGATTCCAAATTGCTGCAGATCTATGAGGGTACCAATCAATTAAACCGTATTAATCTGTTCGCCAACCTGATCGGCCGTTCCATACCGCAGGCCCGGGCATTTGAAGAATAG